The Cervus canadensis isolate Bull #8, Minnesota chromosome 29, ASM1932006v1, whole genome shotgun sequence genome includes a window with the following:
- the TMEM258 gene encoding transmembrane protein 258 isoform X2, which yields MELEAMSRYTSPVNPAVFPHLTVVLLAIGMFFTAWFFVYEVTSTKYTRDIYKELLISLVASLFMGFGVLFLLLWVGIYI from the exons ATG GAACTTGAGGCCATGAGCAGATACACCAGCCCCGTGAACCCGGCTGTCTTTCCCCACCTGACCGTGGTGCTGCTGGCCATTGGCATGTTCTTCACCGCCTGGTTCTTCGT TTATGAGGTCACGTCCACCAAGTACACCCGGGACATCTACAAAGAGCTCCTCATCTCCCTGGTGGCCTCACTCTTCATGGGCTTTGGAgtcctcttcctgctgctctggGTCGGCATCTACATATGA
- the TMEM258 gene encoding transmembrane protein 258 isoform X3, translated as MSRYTSPVNPAVFPHLTVVLLAIGMFFTAWFFVYEVTSTKYTRDIYKELLISLVASLFMGFGVLFLLLWVPTRQLH; from the exons ATGAGCAGATACACCAGCCCCGTGAACCCGGCTGTCTTTCCCCACCTGACCGTGGTGCTGCTGGCCATTGGCATGTTCTTCACCGCCTGGTTCTTCGT TTATGAGGTCACGTCCACCAAGTACACCCGGGACATCTACAAAGAGCTCCTCATCTCCCTGGTGGCCTCACTCTTCATGGGCTTTGGAgtcctcttcctgctgctctgg GTTCCAACCAGGCAGCTTCACTGA
- the TMEM258 gene encoding transmembrane protein 258 isoform X1 — protein MELEAMSRYTSPVNPAVFPHLTVVLLAIGMFFTAWFFVYEVTSTKYTRDIYKELLISLVASLFMGFGVLFLLLWVPTRQLH, from the exons ATG GAACTTGAGGCCATGAGCAGATACACCAGCCCCGTGAACCCGGCTGTCTTTCCCCACCTGACCGTGGTGCTGCTGGCCATTGGCATGTTCTTCACCGCCTGGTTCTTCGT TTATGAGGTCACGTCCACCAAGTACACCCGGGACATCTACAAAGAGCTCCTCATCTCCCTGGTGGCCTCACTCTTCATGGGCTTTGGAgtcctcttcctgctgctctgg GTTCCAACCAGGCAGCTTCACTGA